ACCTCGGCCTCGGCCCGTTCGAGGGCCTCCGCCTCCTCCTCGGTGAGGACCGGGGTGATGGATTCGTCGAGCCGGAACGTGTCGGACTTCTTCTTCCTCGACCCGGCGTACAGGCCGATGCCCACGACAAGGACGAGGACGACGGCGAAAATGATGATGAGAGTTTCTGGCATGGCTTCAGTTTCCCCCATTGCGACCCGTGAGTACACCGGGACGACGTCCTGGTGTCACGAATCGGTGACTCGGTGACAGGTCATGTCGCGTGCGGGATGACGCGCGACTAGTGGGTGTACCTCTTCGTCACTGAGGGGTTAGCCATGATCTTCAGATCAGCCCAGGACTCTGCGGACTTCACATCTGACTCGAAGGCGATGAGATACCCCCAGGACGTGTTGTCGAAGTCTGGGTGGCTGATCAGCTCATTGACGAGGCTGACGGCCGCGTCCTTCTTGCTTTGGACAGTCTCATCGTCCACGCCACGATCGGACTTACCTTCGATGATCCAATGGATGCCCTCGCGGTCGAGTGCAACGAAGTCTGGGTAGTAGTTGTCCCGAGTCGAGTACGCGATCGAGGCGCCGTCACGCCGGTAAAGACGCTTCCACCAGACGATGTCACTGGAGTAGTTCAGCATCAGTGCAAGCAGGTACTCACCGCTCCACGAATCGAATGTTGCGACTGGGAAGAGACCCTTTGACCACTCGCCGTAGAACCCGCGGACCTGGAAAGCGGCCTGCTGGTCCTCCTCGAGAAGCGCGCGTACGTCCTCACCTATAGGAAGTGTGAATGTCTGGTCAATTGGAAGGCGAACCGGACGGATGGTTATCTCAGTCCGAGTGCTGCTCGCATGCTCACGAACTGCCTGAAGGATAAGCGTCTCGAGCTCGCTGACTGCCGAATCCTTCGCCTTCTCCGTCCACTCCGCGATTGGAGACGCTTCCATGAACTCCGGAATGATCCGTTTCTGCAACTGGGCAACGTTCGTCTGGTTCTTCGTCACCTGGCGCAGTCCGAGAACACGACGCGTCAGTTCCCTGACGACATCGTCCTTGTTCACGGGTGCGCTGGCGACCTGAGCATCCTCGATACGTTCTGTCTTGAGCGACGAGTCGCTTTCGGATGCAACGAGCTTCTGCCGCTGAAGCACCTCACCTGTATCCCGCACCCGCCTTGCTGCTGCTTGGATGGCATGGTCATGCACCTCGGACAGCCGGAAGGGCGCAATCGTCTCTTCCATGGTTGATGTGGGAAACAGGAAGGTGGTCCCTTCGAATGCCGGGTTGATACGGATTTCGAGCGGTTCAACCGGGGGTGCCAATTCGATCTCTTCGCTATCCTCAAGCTCCACGGCCTTGATAGTCACAACCGTATCCCCAGCTTCAAGCTCAGCTCCTCCATCGAGTCGAAGATCCGGCTCACTCTCACTCCAGGCACGCTTCTCGGCCGCCATGTCTCGTTCAGCCGACGATGGCACGTAATCAGTTCCCTTCGGTTGGGGCTGGGCATGGGCAGCCAATTCCTCGCCGGACAGCTCACCGTCGACAGCCTCATCCAAACCAAAAGTCTTAAGGATGTTCTCGTCATCGAGCAGCTCCGCGAACGATGTATGGGCGAGAATATCGAGCTGATCGATCGTAGGAACTCCAGTTCTCGTGCCGAAGGGCAGTCGCAACCCGCGGCCCATCGTCTGTTGGGTCAGGACTTCGGAGGCCATTGCTCTGAGCGTGCACATGACCGCAATACGCTTCGTGTCCCATCCCTCCTTGAGCTTGTCGACGGAGACGACGACTCGAATAGGCGAATCCGGACTGTCCAGCCCGTCGAGCATCTTCCGCGTCTCTTCGCCATCGTGCTGATTGTCGACCTGGAGGACTGACATTTCCGAGGCATAGCCAGGACCACGAAGAAGCTCCGCGGTCTGCGTCGCGTGCTCGACGTTTGCGCACACGACGAAGAGGGCAGGCTTCGTCTCTGGAGCGTCCGGGTGATCGTTCCGGAAGGCAGCGTACGCAGCCTCCTTATTGCGGAGAAGTGACATCGCATCCCTCAGCTGGCGCTCTTCGGCCTGCTCGCCGTGGTAGCCCGACTTGCGATAAACGAGCACTGGAGTCTTGACGAAACCGTCGCTGATCGCCCGGTGGAGCGGGTAGCGGTAGATGACGTTGTCTCCACGGGAAGCTGATGCAGTCAGCCCAATGGTCGCCGCGGGCGTAAGGTCCCTCAGCGCCTGATTGAACGCCTTCGCACTCGCTCCATAGAGGTGGGACTCGTCGGCGATGACGACGAGATCATCCAGCTCCCGCAGAAACTCGTACAGCGAACCGGCATCCTCCTGGAACTTTCTGATTTTCGTGCGCTGGGCATCCATCGTCGCACCGGTCGAGCTCGTCGTTGACCTTGGGGCGACGAGCTGGTGCACGTTGAAGATGTAGACCATGGACGGGTCTGAGGCGCTCTCAAAGAAGTTCCCCGCCTGCCGCACCCGCCACGCATCGTATGACTGCGGGCTGACGACCTCGGGGTGGACCGCAAACCCACGAACATAGCGATCGAAACCGAATGAGAAGTTCTGAACCGTCTTGTTCTGCACAACGAGCGAAGGCGTGACGATCATGACGTTATGGATGCCATGGCGCCGGAAGTACTCAATTGCCGCCGCCATGAGGTAGGTCTTGCCTGCCCCGGTTGCCATGTTCATGACAAGCGGGTCCAGCGGATCGAAATCGCCGGTCAGCTGGAAGATCAGCTGCCGCAGTCCCTCCTTGTTCGGTGCGCGCAGGTCAAACTCTTTGGCGATCTGGTCGATCATTCCCTGGTCAAGCGAAATCGGAAGCGTGGCCATCGTCAGTCCTCCTCCGAATAGCTGAAGATGTCATCGGGAATATGCACCGCACGACAACCCTGCCCCAGTGAGCGGATGTACTGACGCACGCCATCCTCAATCTCTGTGGCTGCAATCGTGAGTCCTTCGTCGGCGTCCAGGTGCGCGACGAGATCATCAACCTTCCGCCGGTCGAGCCGCCCCTCGACGACAGCGAGTCGCATCGACCCGCGCACACCCTGGAAGTGAGGATGCTCCGGAGTCAGGCGGAAGTTCAGATTCGCAGCAATCGAGTTGATCAGAACCTCACCGGTCGCGGCCGCCGTCAGCACGACAAGTCCAACCTCAGGGTCGTAGTCAAAGCAACTTGGTGAAAGACGCGCCGTTCTGAACGCTCCTCCTCCACGCCAGTTGATCGCATCCGGATACTTCCTGGTCTTCACACGCGCCTTCAGAGCACGAATATCCTCTGAACTCTTGAGCTCATCGGAATCTCGGATCGCCTTATTCAAGAGAGATGTCAGCTTCTGTGCCTCTTCAGCCGTGAGGCCCTCAGGCAAACCTTCCTCTGTCGCATCGACTCTCTCCCCGGCCGTGACAGTGATTCCGCCGGGGTCCTCACCTCTCACAACCTTCTCCAGCCTCAGTTGCGTGAAACGCCTCAAGGTATCTTGCACCAACTCACACGTGATCCACCGGCGGCCCGTCTTCTGTGCGACAGCAGCCGTAGTTCCTGATCCGGCGAAGACATCGAGAATGATATCGCCCGGCTCTGTGGCGATATGGATAATTCTCTCAAGAAGCCGCTCAGGCTTTGGCGTGGAGAAGGGAATCTCGTCCGGGAATAACGCCTTGATTTCCGATTTCGCCGTGCGATTATGCCCGACCTCCGTGTTTGGCCACCATGTCCGAGGAGGTTGACCCTGCGCGGGCGGATACGCCTTGCGTCCGATGCCACCGGTCCCCCCTTGGCCTCGCAGAACTAGAGTTGGCCAATCGCCGTCGGCAAGACGCTTTCGAGCTGCGAGCCTGGCTTCGTCCAACGGAATACCCAAGACAATTGCCGGCACGTCCTTTCGCACTTCCTCAAGAGCAACTCCACATCGACGCGCGCGTTCTTCGGCGTCGTCGATCTGTCTAAGCTCGTACGGCGCCCAGCCGCGCATGATGTCGAGAACATCGGTTTGCCCAAACGTCCAGTGTCGGCCGGGTGCAGGGTAAACTAAGTGCCCAGTTATTGGATGCTGTATCGCGTAGACCATTCCCTGGTGCGTTGATGCACCTGGGGCAGTTGGGTCCCCATCCCACCATGCCCCGAGCTGGTCATTGTCTGGATTGGAGAATCTGGCGTTTTCTACCGCAGTCCGCTCCATCCTCTTAAGCCTTGTCGAAACAGAACGGCCATAGACCATTATCACGTCGTGATCTGAGGAGAAGCCTCTCGCGTCCGAACGAGGAGAATCGGCCTTTTGCCATACGACTTCCGCTTTGAAATTCTCTGCCCCAAACACTTCGTCCATCAAGACTCGCATCCGATGGTTTTCAACGTCGTCCAGATGCACCCAGATCGACCCCTCATCCGAGAGCAGCCTTCGCAGGTGGATGAGACGGTCCCGCATCATCGTCAGCCAGATGGAGTGCTCGAGATTGTCTTCGTAGTTGGCGAAAGTCTGGGCAGTGTTAAAGGGCGGATCGATGTAGATGCACTTAACCTTGCCAACGTACTTCTCTGCGAGTTCAGGAACTCTGGTCAGGGCTTCCAGGACATCGCCCGACTCTCCGAGAATTAGAAGGTTGTCATCCGTCGGTTCGAGGTCGGCTCGGTCGGAATACGTCCTGCCCTCCTCTTTAGGGGCCTGAGTGCCCACAACCGCCTCACCATAGATAAGAGTATGAGTTTCGCAGTACCGGGGATCCCGCGGGTCGACCCAGGTGTAGCCGTACTTTCCGGTTTCTGTTGGGATGAGCGCCTTGTCCTTGTTGAACCAAGTCAGCTCGAGCTTCTGCGGTCTTCTACCCAACTGGATCTCCTTTGATGTTCACTGCCATCTGGACTTTATCAACTGCATCGGCCAGATTCCGGCGGACCCTTTCCCCTGATCCCCCCGAGGTCAATCTCAAGTCGCACGCAAGAACGTCGCGGCCTCTACGCAGCGCTAGGCGTGTTCGCTCCCCCGCGAAGATCCCGCCCCTTTCCCGCTAGTGTGGTCCCATCGCTACAAGGAGGTAGGTATGCGTGCTCTCATCAAGCCGGCCAGCGGGCCCGGCTTGGAGCTGACAGATGTTCCCGAACCCTCGCCCGGAACCGGCGAGGTCAAGATCAAGGTTCAATGGGCGGGGCTGTGCGGCACCGACCTCCACATCCTGTCCTGGGACGATTTCGCCGCTGAGCACGTCTCCCCCGGACAGATCATCGGACATGAATTCTTCGGTGAGATCGTCGAGCTCGGCGACGGAGTCGAGCAGGATGATCGCGCCGATGTCCTTCGGGTCGGCGACCTCGTCTCCGTCGAGGGTCATGTCGTATGCGGCCGGTGCCGCAATTGCCGCGGCGGGCGCCACCACATGTGCATCCGCACCTCCTCGATCGGTGTCGATCGGGACGGCGCCTTCGCCGAATACGTGA
This is a stretch of genomic DNA from Flaviflexus salsibiostraticola. It encodes these proteins:
- a CDS encoding DEAD/DEAH box helicase, translated to MATLPISLDQGMIDQIAKEFDLRAPNKEGLRQLIFQLTGDFDPLDPLVMNMATGAGKTYLMAAAIEYFRRHGIHNVMIVTPSLVVQNKTVQNFSFGFDRYVRGFAVHPEVVSPQSYDAWRVRQAGNFFESASDPSMVYIFNVHQLVAPRSTTSSTGATMDAQRTKIRKFQEDAGSLYEFLRELDDLVVIADESHLYGASAKAFNQALRDLTPAATIGLTASASRGDNVIYRYPLHRAISDGFVKTPVLVYRKSGYHGEQAEERQLRDAMSLLRNKEAAYAAFRNDHPDAPETKPALFVVCANVEHATQTAELLRGPGYASEMSVLQVDNQHDGEETRKMLDGLDSPDSPIRVVVSVDKLKEGWDTKRIAVMCTLRAMASEVLTQQTMGRGLRLPFGTRTGVPTIDQLDILAHTSFAELLDDENILKTFGLDEAVDGELSGEELAAHAQPQPKGTDYVPSSAERDMAAEKRAWSESEPDLRLDGGAELEAGDTVVTIKAVELEDSEEIELAPPVEPLEIRINPAFEGTTFLFPTSTMEETIAPFRLSEVHDHAIQAAARRVRDTGEVLQRQKLVASESDSSLKTERIEDAQVASAPVNKDDVVRELTRRVLGLRQVTKNQTNVAQLQKRIIPEFMEASPIAEWTEKAKDSAVSELETLILQAVREHASSTRTEITIRPVRLPIDQTFTLPIGEDVRALLEEDQQAAFQVRGFYGEWSKGLFPVATFDSWSGEYLLALMLNYSSDIVWWKRLYRRDGASIAYSTRDNYYPDFVALDREGIHWIIEGKSDRGVDDETVQSKKDAAVSLVNELISHPDFDNTSWGYLIAFESDVKSAESWADLKIMANPSVTKRYTH
- a CDS encoding site-specific DNA-methyltransferase, whose translation is MGRRPQKLELTWFNKDKALIPTETGKYGYTWVDPRDPRYCETHTLIYGEAVVGTQAPKEEGRTYSDRADLEPTDDNLLILGESGDVLEALTRVPELAEKYVGKVKCIYIDPPFNTAQTFANYEDNLEHSIWLTMMRDRLIHLRRLLSDEGSIWVHLDDVENHRMRVLMDEVFGAENFKAEVVWQKADSPRSDARGFSSDHDVIMVYGRSVSTRLKRMERTAVENARFSNPDNDQLGAWWDGDPTAPGASTHQGMVYAIQHPITGHLVYPAPGRHWTFGQTDVLDIMRGWAPYELRQIDDAEERARRCGVALEEVRKDVPAIVLGIPLDEARLAARKRLADGDWPTLVLRGQGGTGGIGRKAYPPAQGQPPRTWWPNTEVGHNRTAKSEIKALFPDEIPFSTPKPERLLERIIHIATEPGDIILDVFAGSGTTAAVAQKTGRRWITCELVQDTLRRFTQLRLEKVVRGEDPGGITVTAGERVDATEEGLPEGLTAEEAQKLTSLLNKAIRDSDELKSSEDIRALKARVKTRKYPDAINWRGGGAFRTARLSPSCFDYDPEVGLVVLTAAATGEVLINSIAANLNFRLTPEHPHFQGVRGSMRLAVVEGRLDRRKVDDLVAHLDADEGLTIAATEIEDGVRQYIRSLGQGCRAVHIPDDIFSYSEED